Proteins encoded in a region of the bacterium genome:
- a CDS encoding KpsF/GutQ family sugar-phosphate isomerase, with product MILKTAKKVLRIEAEAIRNLIPKLNKSFEDAVKLILSCKGRVVVTGIGKSGIIGKKIVATLASTGTPSLFLHPSEGSHGDLGMITKSDIVIAISNSGETEEINNLLSFFKKRKAKIISMTGGKNSTLARHSDLVLDIGVKQEACPLGLAPTASTTATLAMGDALAIALLEERDFKREDYALLHPAGSLGRRLSLKVKDIMKTGKQIPIVKHNITMREAIAEISAKGFGFALVLDADRKLKGIVTDGDVRRSVKVEGFLNKKVTTFMSRDPKTIDKNSLAVEALEKIEKYSITSLLILNRKGIPEGVIHLHDLLGRTKFRF from the coding sequence GTGATTCTGAAAACTGCAAAAAAAGTATTAAGAATAGAAGCAGAAGCAATAAGAAATTTAATTCCGAAATTGAATAAGAGTTTTGAGGATGCTGTAAAGCTTATACTATCATGTAAAGGAAGGGTTGTTGTAACAGGCATAGGCAAGTCAGGAATTATAGGTAAGAAGATAGTTGCTACACTTGCCAGCACAGGTACTCCATCGCTTTTTCTTCATCCTTCAGAAGGTTCCCATGGTGATTTAGGAATGATAACAAAGAGTGATATTGTTATAGCAATATCAAATAGCGGGGAGACAGAGGAAATAAATAATCTTTTGTCTTTTTTTAAGAAGAGAAAAGCTAAAATAATTTCGATGACGGGTGGGAAGAATTCAACTCTTGCGAGACACAGCGATCTGGTTTTAGACATAGGGGTTAAGCAGGAAGCTTGTCCGCTGGGTCTTGCTCCAACAGCGAGTACTACAGCAACGCTTGCAATGGGAGATGCACTCGCTATAGCGCTTCTTGAAGAGAGAGATTTCAAAAGAGAGGATTACGCCCTTCTGCATCCGGCCGGTAGTTTGGGAAGAAGACTAAGTCTTAAAGTAAAGGATATTATGAAAACAGGAAAACAAATTCCAATTGTTAAACATAATATTACGATGAGAGAAGCAATAGCAGAAATCTCCGCAAAAGGATTTGGGTTTGCATTGGTTTTAGATGCTGATAGGAAATTAAAAGGTATTGTTACGGACGGAGATGTTAGGCGCAGTGTTAAAGTTGAAGGTTTTTTGAATAAAAAAGTTACCACGTTTATGAGTAGAGATCCGAAAACAATTGATAAGAATTCTCTTGCGGTAGAAGCTCTTGAAAAGATAGAAAAATACTCGATAACTTCATTATTGATACTTAATAGAAAAGGCATCCCTGAAGGAGTTATTCACCTTCATGATTTACTTGGCAGAACTAAGTTTAGGTTTTAA